The genome window tcgCCCTAGCACATAATGATTACAACAAGGTTGttactctacaaacttgtttgaTGCTACaatgattacggatagtcctgaataatgagtgagaaagcAAGAGTACAGACGCACAAGTATcaaacccccaagacatgctaacatctTACCATTACAATGACAGGGGAGGTTAGTATTTTGAaggggtatgatatttatgcctcttACTTTCACTCATTAATCACAATTCATTCAGttttatccgtaatcatggtagccaCTAATATAGAAGACCACACTATTCTaatttataataaaagtgacaatacattatttaccatgaaTTTCTATTGAGCACAAAATACCCTgacacacaaccaaaacaaacagcaaacgcATCCAGTCAAGCTTAATGTAAGCATTGCATGctgggaatatgggaccaaataatgTAACCATTCCCTTAAAAATGAGGGGGGGAATATGTACAAAAAAACCTGTTCTTTGagcggttcacccgatatggatgaaaataccctcaaattaaagcggagtctgcactttaacctcaatcgttgtataatttcaaatccaaagcgCTGCAGGAGAAACAAaacgtgtcactgtcccaatacatgGAGCTCACTGTGACCATACTGGAGGATTGTTAAAACATTGCAGCGTTATCATAAACATGGGGCAAAATTGAGTTAGAATTTGATGTCACACATAGATCACGGACAAAAGAGATCAGACTCCCCTCCATTTAATTCATAAGAGTAACAGAGTTTCATAAAAGGTGCTATTTTAATATACATCATTATCATTTAGGTTTATGACGTCTAAGCAGGTGTTTGGAGAGGTTGGACTTGCGAGCAAAGCTGAGAAAGCAGTGGGGGCAGGAATAACGTTTCCCATTGTGGATTTTCATGTGGCCGTTCACATGACTCTGTTCATAAAAGCTTTTCCCACACTCTTGGCAGGAGTATGGCTTTACGTCACGGTGAGTGTGGGTCCTCATGTGCAGGGTCAGAGAAGCAGAGCAGATAAAGCGTTTGTGGCATTCAGAACATTCAAATGGCCTCTCCCCAGTGTGGAGGCGCCTGTGTTTAGTTAGATCTCCAGACTGAGTGAAGCTTTTATTGCACTCGGTACAGGTGTATGGTTTCTCACCTGTGTGAGTGCGCTGGTGGTTCTTCAGGTGGTCGAGTCGGGCAAACTGCTTGTCACACACTGTGCAGTGGTAAGGCCTCTCACCTGTGTGTGAGCGCAGGTGTACGTTCAGCACCCCAATCCTTATGAATTTCTGCCCACAAACCCCACAATGGTAGTTTTTCTGGTTGTTGTGAATCTTCAGATGCATCTTCAGATAACCTTTGTCAGCAAAGTCTTTACCACAGACAGTACATTTGAAAGGTCTCGCCCCGGAGTGTGTGCGCAGGTGAAGCTTCAGACTCTCCCTGTATGCAAACTGCCTGTCACATTGGGAGCAGGAGTACTTCCTCTCACCAGAGTGAACAGTCATGTGCTTCCTGAGGAGGTACTTCTGCTTGAAAGCCTTCCCACAGTCCTGACATTTGAATGGCTTAACCCCATTGTGTATTAACAAGTGATAACGGTAAGCGCCTGTACCTGAGAAGCGCTTGCCACACTCCTTGCAGACATAAGGCTTTTCTCCAGTGTGGATGCGCATGTGAGTGTTCAGGCTCGTAGGAGTAGTGAGAATCTTGCCACAATCTAAGCATTGGAAGCCGACTTCCTTAATGACCATCTGTTTAGCGTCCTTAGGTCTATTGCCCTCTGGTTCGTGACACCGGTGAGGCCCCAGGCCCCAGCAATTCTCAAAGCTCTTCTCACAGTCTGCGCAACTGATGTGTCCATTGGTGAGAACAACGGCCATTTTGTGCAAACTCTTGCAGTGCTTCAGCAGGCTGCCCAGGTACTTGAATCTGCGGGAGCACTGTGGGCAGGTGTGGAATTTCTCCTGAACCCTGTGGGGACGGCCAGTTCTCCTGGGAGGGGCAGGTTTCTGGGGACGGGCAGAGGGGTGGGCCTGGCGGGTATGAATGTCTAGCTGTCGTGGTGTATGGAACATGCAGCTACAGTGGGGACAGCGGTGTGTGGGGCCATACACTCTTTTACTCTTTGAGACTTGGCTTCTCAACATGGCCAGGTACTGCTTCTGGTGTTTGGTCTTGATGTGGTTCTCCAggaagtaacagtcagtaaagGAGATGGTGCAGTGTGGACAAGGAAAGAACTGAGGAGAACCTGAgcgtgagggatagagggagaagagatgggtaCGATAAGAGGGGAGAAAAAAAATGGCAAATGTAATTTCTCATTCAATAGTCCTTGCCAATATTAATATGAATGTTCCAGTAACCATCACCCATTTAAACTGCGCTGTTGGGAGTAGACTGGAGTATGTTAAACAGTATGTCCTGCCTCCATGGTTTTCTTCATCCCTCCTGACAGCCGTCACCTCCTTCACCAAACAAACTTTAATGTCTCTCAGAAGTGTCTTAACCACCACCTTATGGATTAGAAAGATACAGAAACTACAAGTAAGCATTAACAATCTTGCCATAATACTAGGCACATTAGAAAATACTAATCCTACTTACCTCAGCCAACCTGGTTAGCACTACCACAGGATCCTTGTGGAGTGGACTAGAATCTGAATGATGATTTGAACTGGTGCTCTTTGAGAGTGCTTGGGTACAATCTGATTCATCTCTGCCGGTGGAGTCATCTCCTGACTGTGGGTCATGTTCTGTTTGTGTTATACCCAGGTTTCCATGGCGTTTAGTCCCCATGGTTTTTTTGTGCAGTGGCGTAGTTTTTGAACGTTGTTTGATCTTCATCTTGTTGACTAAACTGCCTCTAATATCCTCCTTACTGACATTCTGAGTGAAAAGAGAAGCAGTTTCAGGCTGATGCTCTTTAACCAAGATGAGCTAGACTAGGTCACGAAACGCAAGGGAAACTCTTCATGGCACTTCGACATTTGTGTGActtttgtagcaggttaggataattaaggcagcaggttaggagtctgtggttaaggttaggaaaaagCTCTCCTTACCTGCTATGAAAATCACTGTATCGAAGTGCCATGAAAAAGAGTATCCGGGACCAGAACAGcctatagacacacacaaacactgcagACTTTGGCTGATAGGCAATGATGATTACACTTCATTATTAGCCAAAAGTTGAATCACTCAACTAACAAGGCTAGTCGTCTTaaattaataataaataatatatgccatttagcagacgcttttatccaaagcgacttacagtcatgtgtgcatacattctacgtatgggtggtcccggggatcgaacccactaccctggcgttacaagcgccatgctctaccaactgagctacacaggaccacggcACAAGCATTTATTTTATTAAATCACTCTACATAATAGGCCATTAGAGACAGGATTCTATTTGAGCAAGGCATcgacactgaataaaaatataaatgcaaaaaaGTGTTGGTCCTGTGTTTCATAACCGAAAATAATAGATCACACATTTTCCATGTGtacaaaatgcttatttctcaacaaaaaaaaatatgcacatttttttacatccctcctttgccaagataatccatccacctgacaggtgtggcacatcaagaagctgattaaaacagcatgattacatttacattttagtcatttagcagacactcttatccagagcgacttagtcaTGAGTGCTTACATTTCATAGTTTTTTTTCTCTCCGTattggtcccctgtgggaattgagcccacaaccctggtgttgaaAGCAACCTGCTCAACCAACTGAGACACATGGGACCATacacatgatcattacacaggtgcaccttgtgctgaggaaaataaaaggccaaaaaaaggtgcagttttgtcatacaacaaTACCACaggtgtctcaagttgagggagtgtgatattggtttcaactgtaccgggcagatggcagacagcgtgtacggtgtgtgggtgagcggtttgccgATGTCAACGTGCccaatggtggcggtggggttatgccatgggcagacataagctacagacaatgaacagaACTGCACTTTATcgttggcaatttgaatgcacagagataccgtgacaagattcTGAGGCATGTTGTCGTGCCAGTCATCCGCCAAATTCACCTCAGGTTTCTTCACAGCCCCATGACGGAattatctgtacacaattcctagaaTCTGAAAATGTCCCACTTCTTCCATGGCCTACATACTCAGCCATGTCACCCAATGAGGCTGTTTGGTCTGCTCTGGATTGTTGTGTACAACAGCGTATTCCAGTTCTCACCAATattcagcaacttcacacagctatTGAAGACGAGTGGGACAGCATTCCACAAGCCActatcaacagcctgatcaactcttataagaaggagatgtgtcgcaatGCATGACGCAAATGGTGGTCCCACCAAATATAGACAGATTTTCTGATCCACGACCCTACCTTCTTTTTGTATGcatgtatgtgaccaacagaCAAAatgtgtattcccagtcatgtgaaattcataga of Oncorhynchus gorbuscha isolate QuinsamMale2020 ecotype Even-year linkage group LG15, OgorEven_v1.0, whole genome shotgun sequence contains these proteins:
- the LOC123998067 gene encoding gastrula zinc finger protein XlCGF57.1-like isoform X2, translated to MGDGSPQFFPCPHCTISFTDCYFLENHIKTKHQKQYLAMLRSQVSKSKRVYGPTHRCPHCSCMFHTPRQLDIHTRQAHPSARPQKPAPPRRTGRPHRVQEKFHTCPQCSRRFKYLGSLLKHCKSLHKMAVVLTNGHISCADCEKSFENCWGLGPHRCHEPEGNRPKDAKQMVIKEVGFQCLDCGKILTTPTSLNTHMRIHTGEKPYVCKECGKRFSGTGAYRYHLLIHNGVKPFKCQDCGKAFKQKYLLRKHMTVHSGERKYSCSQCDRQFAYRESLKLHLRTHSGARPFKCTVCGKDFADKGYLKMHLKIHNNQKNYHCGVCGQKFIRIGVLNVHLRSHTGERPYHCTVCDKQFARLDHLKNHQRTHTGEKPYTCTECNKSFTQSGDLTKHRRLHTGERPFECSECHKRFICSASLTLHMRTHTHRDVKPYSCQECGKSFYEQSHVNGHMKIHNGKRYSCPHCFLSFARKSNLSKHLLRRHKPK
- the LOC123998067 gene encoding gastrula zinc finger protein XlCGF57.1-like isoform X3, whose product is MGSPQFFPCPHCTISFTDCYFLENHIKTKHQKQYLAMLRSQVSKSKRVYGPTHRCPHCSCMFHTPRQLDIHTRQAHPSARPQKPAPPRRTGRPHRVQEKFHTCPQCSRRFKYLGSLLKHCKSLHKMAVVLTNGHISCADCEKSFENCWGLGPHRCHEPEGNRPKDAKQMVIKEVGFQCLDCGKILTTPTSLNTHMRIHTGEKPYVCKECGKRFSGTGAYRYHLLIHNGVKPFKCQDCGKAFKQKYLLRKHMTVHSGERKYSCSQCDRQFAYRESLKLHLRTHSGARPFKCTVCGKDFADKGYLKMHLKIHNNQKNYHCGVCGQKFIRIGVLNVHLRSHTGERPYHCTVCDKQFARLDHLKNHQRTHTGEKPYTCTECNKSFTQSGDLTKHRRLHTGERPFECSECHKRFICSASLTLHMRTHTHRDVKPYSCQECGKSFYEQSHVNGHMKIHNGKRYSCPHCFLSFARKSNLSKHLLRRHKPK
- the LOC123998067 gene encoding gastrula zinc finger protein XlCGF57.1-like isoform X1, with the protein product MKIKQRSKTTPLHKKTMGTKRHGNLGITQTEHDPQSGDDSTGRDESDCTQALSKSTSSNHHSDSSPLHKDPVVVLTRLAEVVVKTLLRDIKVCLVKEVTAVRRDEENHGGSPQFFPCPHCTISFTDCYFLENHIKTKHQKQYLAMLRSQVSKSKRVYGPTHRCPHCSCMFHTPRQLDIHTRQAHPSARPQKPAPPRRTGRPHRVQEKFHTCPQCSRRFKYLGSLLKHCKSLHKMAVVLTNGHISCADCEKSFENCWGLGPHRCHEPEGNRPKDAKQMVIKEVGFQCLDCGKILTTPTSLNTHMRIHTGEKPYVCKECGKRFSGTGAYRYHLLIHNGVKPFKCQDCGKAFKQKYLLRKHMTVHSGERKYSCSQCDRQFAYRESLKLHLRTHSGARPFKCTVCGKDFADKGYLKMHLKIHNNQKNYHCGVCGQKFIRIGVLNVHLRSHTGERPYHCTVCDKQFARLDHLKNHQRTHTGEKPYTCTECNKSFTQSGDLTKHRRLHTGERPFECSECHKRFICSASLTLHMRTHTHRDVKPYSCQECGKSFYEQSHVNGHMKIHNGKRYSCPHCFLSFARKSNLSKHLLRRHKPK